The genome window TAACTTTAAAAAAGTTGATAAACAGTCAATTATAGAAAGAATACCATATTTAAAGGAAAAATATCAGCAGACACGCAGGTCGAAAAAAGAAGGAGCTGATATTCGCTGGATTATGGGACAGCTTCGGAATCAGGCACTTGGAAATATAAATCTTTCAGAACTTCAAAAACACATTACCAGTTAATCAGAAAAAAAATGAGTGAAGATATTTTTCAGGGATATAAAGGAAAAGCACTTGAAATTTTAAAGCGTTTCAATGCCCGGGTATGGGCTCAGGTAGAAATCGACTCGACAAGGGGTTTGTTTAAAGGGACAATCCTGCCCCGTGCTGAAAACACAGACGATGAACACATTGTGCTGAAAATTATTACCGGCTACAACATCGGAATTGATATCAATACAATCAACAATATCGTTGAAACCGGCTATAAAAAGGCGGTATATCAGATACCATTAAAAGATTTTCCCTACAGCAAAGAAAAACCGAATGTGAAGTTGTTTGGAACAGGCGGAACGATAGCTTCCCGGCTGGATTATCGTACAGGTGCAGTTATTCCTGCATTTACGCCCGGTGAACTTTACGGAGCTGTTCCCGAACTGGCCGACATCTGCAACCTGACCACAGAAAAACTTTTTGCCGTTTTCAGTGAAAATATGGGTCCCGAGCAATACAAAAAATTAGCAATTGCCATAGGGAATGAGATAGAGAAAGGTATTGACGGCATCATCATCGGTCATGGAACTGACACCTTGCATTATACAGCAGCTGCCTTGTCGTTTATGGTTCAGAATCCCCCGGTCCCTATCATTCTGGTAGGTTCACAGCGTTCGTCCGACCGTCCGTCTTCCGATGCGGCATTAAACCTCATGCATGCTGCCACAGCTGCCGGCCATGGACAGATTGCCGAAGTGCTTGTGAATATGTTTGGCCCGACCAGCGATGAATATGGCTTTTTGCACAGAGGAACAAGGGTGAGAAAAATGCATTCTTCCTATCGTTCCACCTTCAGAACCATTGGCGATACACCGGTTGCTACGGTAAACCGGCAGGGTGTTTTCCCCATAAAAAAAGATTTCAAGCCAAGAAGAAAAGACAGGAATGTAACCATTATGCCTTATTTTGAGGAAAGGGTAACCATGATTTACTACTATACCAACATGAACCCCGACATTATCGACAGTCTGGTAGATATGGGCTACAAAGGTATCATCATCATAGGAACCGGACTCGGACATGTTAATAAGCCTTTGTATCCCGCCATTGAAAGAGCAACCAAAAAAGGTGTAGCCATTTACATGACTGTTCAGACACTTTGGGGATATGTCCACATGTTCGTTTATGATACCGGACGCGATCTGATGGCAAAAGGCGTTATTCCTCTTGAAAATATGATTCCCGAAACCGCTTACATCAAGTTGGGATGGGCTTTGGGACAGACTTCAGATCTTGAAAAAGTAAAGGAAATCATGTTGACTCCTATCTGTGATGACATTACGCCACGTGAACCTTACAACGGTTATCTCATTTATCAGGGAGGCGTTCCTGAAGTCGAAGAGTTCATCCGAAAATTCAGGAAATAAATAATTTCGTTCAGAATTATTCATTTACAGGAAAATTTTACATTTGCACTTCAATAAAAATTAGTTATGGCTGCAAAAAAAGAAACTTCTGACGCTCCTTTTAACATTCCGATTTTTACTCCAGAGAACAAAACCAGATTAGAAAACTTTTATCAGACCTACAAAACCTATATCACATACGGGCTTGGCGGCATTCTGGTTATCTTAATCGGATTTTTTGCTTTTAAAAATTTTATTCTGAAGCCAAAAGAAAAAGAAGCTCAGGATATGATTTTCATGGCACAGCAGTATTTTGCAAAGGATTCCTTCGAAATAGCATTGAATGGAAAAGATGAAAGTTTTTATGGCTTTCTCGATGTCATTGACGACTATAAAATGACGAAAACAGGCCGCCTCGCTCACTATTATGCAGGCATTTGTTATCTGAGGCTTGGGCAGTATGAAGATGCCCTGCATCATCTGAAAAAATTCAGGACACATTCGAGAATGCTTCGCCCGGTTTCTATTGGGGTGACTGGTGATGTATATTCAGAATTGGGAGAATATAAAAAAGCAGCAAAATATTACGTTAAAGCTGCTACCTGTGTAAAGAACAAGCTGACAACGCCAATGTTTTATGCCAAAGCCGCATTGGTGTATGAAGAACTTGAACAATATAAGAAAGCATTGAAATACTATGAGTTACTGAAGGAAGAATTTCCCACCTCTCAGGAAGGTATCAATGCTGATAAATTTATCGGAAGGGTGAAAGCCAAACTCGAAAACTGATTTTTTCGCATGTCTGTCAAGAAAAAGCCCGGAAGCGAAATTGTTCAGTTTTCTGATGAGTTAAAAGAAAAAATCAGGCTCGGAATTGTTGTTTCCGAATGGAATGAAAAGATAACAGGAAGTTTGCTTGAAGCCTGCAAAGATTGTTTTAAAAAACATGGATTTAAAGAAGAGCAGATAATTGTTCATTGGGTACCTGGTTCTTTTGAACTTGCTTATGGTGCACAGTTGTTGTTTGAATACAGCAATGTCGATGCGGTAGCCTGCCTGGGTTGTATTATCAAAGGAGAAACACCTCATTTTCATTACATATCGGAAAGTACAGCACTTACCATAGGACAACTTTCACTGAAATACAACAGGCCTGTATCTTTCGGGGTTATCACGTCAGAGACTGAGTTTCATGCAAGCGACAGGGCAGGAGGAAGCAAAGGCAATAAAGGAGAAGAAGCCGCCATGGCTGTTCTTAAGATGTTGAAAATGAAGGAAGAACTCAAATCAGACAATCGCAAAAGCCTTGGATTTGTCTAATACTTTCTTTGATGAAAATCGTAAAGCCAAATTTTTTTCTCATTGGTGCTGCCAAATCAGGGACAACCGCTCTTTCCGCCATGCTGGGGAATCATCCTCAGGTTTATATCAGTCCGATCAAAGAACCTAATTTTTTTTCAAAGGATATTGATATCAGTTCATTTTCAGCAGAATACAGGAAAATAACTTTCCTTGCCGGTGATGACTATTTTCGGCAAAAACCATTGAAAAAAGAACATCTTTCGTTTATTCGCCAGGAACATCATTATTATGCGCTGTTTGAAGAAGCAGGAGATGAAACGGCAATCGGGGAATGCAGCACCTCGTATCTGTATTCGCAGGTTGCTGCCAGGGAAATAAGGAATTTTAATCCTGAAGCGAAAATACTTGTCATCCTGAGGAATCCGGTCAATCGTGCCTTTTCTCACTATCAGATGGCCTTAAAGTATGGATTGACAAATCTTCCGCTGACAGAAGAAGTAGAAAGAGATTTTAAACAGCAGGAAAAAGGCTGGGGCATCAGCCGGCTTTATATTGAACTGGGAATGTATGGCAGTCAGTTGGAAAGGTATTATCAGTGTTTTTCCCCTCATCAGGTTTTGGTTCTTTTCCATGAAGATTTAATTGAAAATCAAGAGGATATCTTTAAAAAAATCTGTCTTTTTCTGGAAGTCGATCCGCTGAAGCCTGAACTGACAGGGAGCTACAACGAGGCAGTTTTACCACGTTTTCCATGGCTGAATAAAGTACTGACCTACTCAGGATTGCGTAAGCTTATGAAGGAAAATATTCCGGAAAAAACCCGAAAAAGGTTAAGTGCTGCATTTTTTACCCGGGAAAATCTGCCAAAGATGAGTAATGATGAAAAAGAGTTTTTACTTGGCTTTTTTAAAGAGGATATTCAGAAAACAGCCATGCTCACGGGCAGAAATCTTGACCACTGGCTAAGTTAAAACTTATTTTTCCACATCATGGATTCAAGTGGTTTTATTGATCTTGCATTGTATTTGGCGGTTTTCAGTTTTGAATAAGGCGTATCCACTTCTCCTTCTGTTTTAAAAAACAAAATCTGAGCGATGGGCATGCCATGATAAACCCTCACTGGATGTATGGTATTGATTTCCAGTGTCCAAGTATTACAGTGTCCGATACTTCCCTTCCCTGAGCAGGGATTGACATAAATACCGAGGCGTGCAGCACTCGTGATACCTTCCAGAAAAGGGACATGATTATGTGATTCAATATATTCTTCAGTAACACCCAGATACAAAATCCCCGGGAAGAGTATAAAACCATCCGGTGGTATGGTCATTTCTTCCATCTCATTTTTGATACGGGCATCAAGCATGCGCTGAGTATAAGTCAGCAGGTATCTGCCCAGATGCAAATCGTATGAATTTGGTCCGAGACACTCTTCCCTGAAAGGCTCGATTAATATAGTTTTCTTTGAGATTTCATCAAGGATGCGGCTTCTGGTTAATATCACTTCTTTGTTTTTTAATAGTTAACAGCATTTCTATTCCCTCACAAATTAACAAATTTGCAGCGGATAAATTTATCCATCATTTAATGATAAAAGATTTATGTTGCATAGCATGAAAATAACTTGTAACTTTTTAACCTTACAGGATACTAATGAACAATTTTAAAATAATCCCTTATGAAACGAATGAAGCAGATTTTGGTTACCATTGCACTTGGTGCTTTTGTAAAAAGTGTATTCATCCCTCTTGGTGTTATCGTAGCTGGCCTTTCCTTTATGGCCGGTGATTGTACACCCGACACACTTATTCCGGTTACCGGTAAAATAGCCTTTAAATTTGAACATTTTGTTAACAACGATACTGCTGTTTTTGACAAGATGATTTACACGAATGAAGCAGGTAATCCATGGGAACTGACCCTGGTACAATGGTTCATTTCTGATGTAACTCTTCACAAAAAAAACGGGGATTCAGTGGTGCTGAACAAATGGACTTTTTATCATTATATCGACACCGATATTCCTTCAACCTTAAACTGGGATGTGGTTGATCCTGTCGATACAGGGACTTATGACCATATTTCATTTATATTTGGTTTTAAAGGTGAGCGCAACAAACCTTTCATGTTTGTCAATCCGCCCGAAAGCCAGATGTTCTGGCCTTATTATCTCGGGGGAGATTCCGGAGGTTATCACTACATGAAACTGAATGGTTTCTGGAAAGATTTGAATAATATCAGGAGGGGATACAATTTTCATCTTGGTGTTGGACAATATCAGGATGTCAACGGCAACCGTATAAAAGTCAAACAGGGAGACGACAGCACCTTCATTTTTGTCCAGAACTGGTTTAAAGTTGATTTGCCATCATCTTCCTTCAGTCTGCAAAAAGATAAAACCAAGGAAATAACCATAAGGATGAATATTGAAAGCTGGTTTAAAACACCCCATGTGTATGACCACAATTATTGGGGACCGGATGTGATGGAAAATCAGCGGGCGTTAAAAACCATTAAGGAGAATGGTTTTGATGTATTTACCGTTAGCAGTATTAAAGACAGGTAAAAATGAATAAAAAACACTAATATGAAAAGGCTTAAACTGATACTTGGTATTTCAGCTATAATTCCGCTGATTAAAATAGTCATTATCCCGCTTGGGATAATATCGGCTGGTATTTCATTCATGGCTTCAGACTGCGACACCACCACTCCTACACCACCATGGCATACAACACCCTATCAGATTCCCTCCCCATCAGGAAACTGGTGGCCGACCCCCAATATCCCTGCTGACAATCCCATGACAGTAGAGGGTGTAACCCTTGGCCGTTATTTGTTTTATGATGGCCGCTTATCCGGAAGGCTGGAGTGCGATTCGCAAATGAGTTGCGGAACCTGCCATTTGCAGAAAAACTCTTTTGAAGTCGGAATGGATAATCCTCGTTTCCCGGGCGGAAGAACAAAAGGCATTCCTGACGCACAATATCCCAATGGTAAATATACGCCTCACTATATGCTGCCTTTGATAAATCTTGTTTTTAACCATAACGGATACTTATGGAACGGGATGATTCATTCCAGTAATCCCAATCTGGGAAGTGCTGCCTATAAAGTTCCGGCTTTACCACAATATCACATGAAAAATATTGAATCTCTGGTCTGGATGGGTATTGCTGCTCAGCACGAAATGAATTCAACTATTGAGAAATCGGTCAATATGATTAAATCCATCAAGTCAAAACCCAATTATGCTGAATTGTTCAAAGCTGCCTATGGAGATGAAGAAATCACCTATGACCGTATCAGCAAAGCGATTGCGCAGTTTGTCAGATCTCTGGTTTCCTATAATTCCAAGTATCATAAATGGGTAAGAAGAGAAATTCCAAAACTTGAACCCAACGAATACAGAGGTTATACCATATATATGTCAGAAAAAGGAGATTGCTTTCACTGCCATGGAGATCCGGTTCTTTTAACCACCAACCTCTTTTACAACAATGGGCTCGACAGTATTTTCAATGATACCCGCGACAGGTATGCCTATACTAAGAATCCGATGGATAAAGGGGTATATAAGGCTCCGACCCTTATTAATATTGAGCTTACAGCACCTTATATGCATGATGGCAGGTATAAAACGCTTCGCGAAGTGGTCGATCATTACAGCGAACAACTGGTGAATTCCACTACCATTGATCCTTTGATGAAATGGATTGCTTATGGCGGAACTCAACTGAAGGAAAGCGAAAAAGACGACCTGATTGCTTTTCTCAAGACACTGACTGACTGGGATTTTATAAATAATCCTGCTTTTTCAAAACCTGCTGACCTGGATACTGGCTGCGATTAGTATTGGCTTTTTAACGGATTACGATGACTTATCCTTTTTCCGAAGAAATCAGATATTAGCTGATAGGCCTGAAATTTGTATCTTTGTTGTCCAAAAAAATCTCTGAATGGCAATTAAAACAATAGAACCGGCTAAAGGACGCCTTTTGGTTTCAATTCCTTTTCTGAATGATCAGTTTTTCAGCCGCTCTGTTGTTTTACTGACCGAGCACAATGAAGATGGTTCGGTGGGATTTATACTCAATAAACCTCTTGAAACAACTATCACGGAAGCTATTTCTGATTTTCCTGACTTTGAGGCTGTCCTTCATGTGGGCGGGCCTGTGGATAGTTCCTCTCTTTTCTATGTTCATACCCTCGGAGATATCATTCCTGAAAGTCTTCCGGTCTTGGATGGCTTGTACTGGGGAGGTGATTTTGATGTGATTAAAACGCTGATCAGAAAAAGACAGATAAAACCATCGGAAATAAAGTTTTTTGTAGGTTATTCAGGATGGGCAAGCGAACAGCTCGACAGGGAAATAAGAGAGCGTAGCTGGGTGGTTCAAAAATCCACTACCAGAATCATTATGAAACAATCGTCAGAAGAATACTGGAAGTATTTTATCAAGAAAACAGACAGGGAATATGCCGTATGGGCTGATTTTCCTGTTAATCCTTCACTTAACTGATTTTCTGTAGTTTGCGTAAATGTTCTCTTCAGGAGAGGAAAAATTCCCTTTCAACAACCTGAAATAGGCAGCTATGGCTATCATGGCTGCATTGTCGGTACAATATTGAAATGCAGGGACGTATAAATTCCAGCCTTGTTTTTGAGACAATAGCATGAGGGTATTTCGAAGCCCTGAATTAGCAGCAACCCCTCCGGCCAGACAAATTTCTTTGATACCTGTATCTTTTGAAGCAAGCAAAAGTTTTTCACTCAGGTATGTGACGATGCGATGCTGAAATGAGGCACAGAGGTCGGCTTTATTTTTTTCAAGAAAATCAGGATCTTTTTTGAGCTCATCCCTTATTTTGTATAAAAAAGACGTTTTTAACCCGCTGAAGCTGAAATGGTAACCTGGTATTTTGGGAGTGGGGAAATGAAATGCTTTAGGGTTCCCGCTTTTTGCCAGTAAATCAATAGAAGGGCCTCCCGGATAAGGCAGTCCCATGATTTTTGCTCCTTTATCAAAAGCTTCTCCGGCTGCATCATCGATGGTATTGCCAATGATTTCCATTTCCAGATAATCCGTCAGGTGGATAATCTGGGTGTGACCACCTGAAACCAAAAGACAAAGGCATGGAAATGAAGGTTTTGGATCATCGATAAAATTGGCCATGATGTGGGCATGCAAATGATCAACGCCAATCAGAGGAATATTACGGGAAAGAGCAAAACCTTTGGCAAACATAGCTGCTACAAGCAGACTTCCGGCTAATCCCGGACCTTGAGTATAAGCTACAGCTGAAATATCTTCCGTTTTAATCCCTGAATCTTCAATGGCCTGTTGGGTTACCGCTGCGATGTTGCGCTGATGAGCCCTTGAGGCAAACTCAGGAACCACACCACCATACTTGCTATGAATCAATTGGTTACTAATAATGTTGGTAAGAATTTTGCCATCTTTAAGTACCGATGCAGATGTTTCGTCACAGGATGATTCCAAAGCAAGGATTACGCTCATGTATTTATAGTTACCTTTGAATTTCAAATAAAATGCGATGGCAAAAACCGGTGCAAAATTTTTTAAATTTCTGAAATTATTTGCATGGGTTGCCACATTTATTATTCTCTTTTTCATTATTGCTTCAACCATACTGTTTGAAACGAATTTCGGGAAAAGGACTTCAGGAAAGATGGTTGCTGATTTTCTTTCTTCAAAATTAAAGACAAAGGTTGTAATAAATTCTTTTTCAATAGGTTATCTTGGTGCAAGGATCAAAGGCGTGGAATTGTATGATGAAAAGGATACCCTCGTATTGTCGATTAATGAATTACATTTAAAATATAATTCGCTTCGACAAAGCCCACGAAATTTAAAAATCAGCTTTATGGAAATTACCAGGCCATATTTAAATATGGTCAGGCATGGGAGAGGTGAATCTTTCAGCTATGAGGTGCTGATCAGGAGACTTTTCCCTCCTTCAGAAGGTGAAAGCAGTTCAAAATTTTCAGTCAGAAAAATATTACTTAAAAACGGAACCTGGAGATTGCACGAACCTGAACGGACAAAAAGCCTTGGACTAATGCACTACAACGATTTTTATGTTACAGATATTTCTTCCACACTTAAAAACTTCAGGATTTACAAGGGAATACTCGAGGCTGATATAGAATCATTGAACGGACAGGATAAGAGTACTTTTCTCATTAAAAACAGTTCAGGAAAGCTGACCATTGATTCAGCCAAAATCAACCTGACCGGCATGATACTGAATCTTTGTGAGAGCGAATTTCATGGCAATTTCGGTTTCTTCTTTGATAATTATCAGGCATTTGCTGACTTTAATTCCAGTGTAGAGATCCGGGCTAATCTTCATGATTCCCGGCTTAATCTGAAAGATTTAAGATTTTTTTCACAGGAACTACAGACTTATGTGGATAATATTTTCATTGAGGGAGACGTAAAAGGTACACTCGACAACATGAAGGGAAATGATCTGGTTATTCGTTATGGTAAAGATTTTAAATACATCGGGAAAGCGAAGCTTGTCGGTTTGCCGGTCTGGCAGGAGACTTATTTTGACCTGGATGCAACAAGTCTTTATTTTTCCTTTAGCGATCTTTCAAAATTGATTCCGTCACTTTCTTTTTCACCCATGCTGACTGAAAGCGGAAGATTGTTGTTTGTCGGCAAGTACAGTGGCTTTCTGAATGACTTTGTAGCTTATGGAACCATAGCTTCAAAATTTGGTAAAATTAAAACAGATATTAACCTGAAATTACCTGAAAATGGCCTTTCGGTCTATTCCGGAAATATGGAACTCAATGATTTTCAGCTTGGACAGTTTCTTGGCGTGAAAGAAATCGGCAGAACTACCCTTCAGGCAAATATTAAAGGCAATGGCTTTGACCTGAAAGAGATTACAGCTAATCTGAATGCCTCGGCCAACTATTTTGAGTTTAAAAACTATACTTATACCAACCTGAAATTCAACGGAGACATTATCAAAGAGCTGATAAACGGAAAATTTACAGTTTCAGACCAGAATCTTGATCTGGACTTTAAAGGCAGTATTGATCTTGGCAGAAAAAAACCACAATACAATTTCACAGCCGACATTAAAACAGCCAACCTGCAAAACCTGAATCTTTATAAAGATTATCTTCAACTAAAAGGAATTATTGAAATAAGTGCCTCAGCAAGCAACCTGGACGATATTGACGGGAGGGTGCTGGTGCTGAACGGGAGGGCAGAAACCTCAGCCAGTATTTATCGGGCCAATACGATACTAATTCAGTCAAAACCTGTTTCAGACAAAAAGTTTCTCACTGTTCGCTCCGATTTAATTGATGCCAGCATGGATGGGAAATTCAATTTTGAAGATATTCCCAACATTATCCTGTATAGTTTTAGTCATTATGTTGACTCCTCATTGTTTAAAGTTAAAAAAAATCCCGAGCAGGGACAGTTCCTGAATTTTGATGTTACCTTTAACAAAACAGATTTCATAAATCAGTTACTAAAAAACCAGATTGTTTTTACTGATAATTCAAGAGTAAAAGGTTATTTTTCGGTTAATGATCATGCGATCAAGGTAAATGCGAATATGCCCGGTCTGAGTATCAGAAATTATAATTTCGGGACCCTGTTATTGAATTTATCCTCAAAAAGCAAAATACTCAGCGTGTATTCTTCTTTCAGCAATCTTTTCAAATCAGACAGCATTCTGGCAGAAAATGTAAACTTAAGTGCTTCTTCATCAAAAGACAATGTGAATTTTACATCATATCTTTTTAATCCTCAGTACAAAACTCATCTGGCACTGAACGGAGGTATGAAACTAAGTAATGATTCTGCTTTGGTAGTTCTTAATAACAGTTATCTTACCAATAAACTCAGTGAAAAATGGAATATTAATTCAGACACCGTCATCATTAACTTTAAACCTGAAATTTATGTCTCGTATCTTGAGCTGACCAATGCCAATCACATTCTGAAAGCAGTCGGCACTATCAGCAAAAGCGGTGATAAACCCCTGAGGTTGGTGGT of Sphingobacteriales bacterium contains these proteins:
- the gatD gene encoding Glu-tRNA(Gln) amidotransferase subunit GatD, translated to MSEDIFQGYKGKALEILKRFNARVWAQVEIDSTRGLFKGTILPRAENTDDEHIVLKIITGYNIGIDINTINNIVETGYKKAVYQIPLKDFPYSKEKPNVKLFGTGGTIASRLDYRTGAVIPAFTPGELYGAVPELADICNLTTEKLFAVFSENMGPEQYKKLAIAIGNEIEKGIDGIIIGHGTDTLHYTAAALSFMVQNPPVPIILVGSQRSSDRPSSDAALNLMHAATAAGHGQIAEVLVNMFGPTSDEYGFLHRGTRVRKMHSSYRSTFRTIGDTPVATVNRQGVFPIKKDFKPRRKDRNVTIMPYFEERVTMIYYYTNMNPDIIDSLVDMGYKGIIIIGTGLGHVNKPLYPAIERATKKGVAIYMTVQTLWGYVHMFVYDTGRDLMAKGVIPLENMIPETAYIKLGWALGQTSDLEKVKEIMLTPICDDITPREPYNGYLIYQGGVPEVEEFIRKFRK
- a CDS encoding tetratricopeptide repeat protein, whose product is MAAKKETSDAPFNIPIFTPENKTRLENFYQTYKTYITYGLGGILVILIGFFAFKNFILKPKEKEAQDMIFMAQQYFAKDSFEIALNGKDESFYGFLDVIDDYKMTKTGRLAHYYAGICYLRLGQYEDALHHLKKFRTHSRMLRPVSIGVTGDVYSELGEYKKAAKYYVKAATCVKNKLTTPMFYAKAALVYEELEQYKKALKYYELLKEEFPTSQEGINADKFIGRVKAKLEN
- a CDS encoding 6,7-dimethyl-8-ribityllumazine synthase — protein: MSVKKKPGSEIVQFSDELKEKIRLGIVVSEWNEKITGSLLEACKDCFKKHGFKEEQIIVHWVPGSFELAYGAQLLFEYSNVDAVACLGCIIKGETPHFHYISESTALTIGQLSLKYNRPVSFGVITSETEFHASDRAGGSKGNKGEEAAMAVLKMLKMKEELKSDNRKSLGFV
- a CDS encoding sulfotransferase → MKIVKPNFFLIGAAKSGTTALSAMLGNHPQVYISPIKEPNFFSKDIDISSFSAEYRKITFLAGDDYFRQKPLKKEHLSFIRQEHHYYALFEEAGDETAIGECSTSYLYSQVAAREIRNFNPEAKILVILRNPVNRAFSHYQMALKYGLTNLPLTEEVERDFKQQEKGWGISRLYIELGMYGSQLERYYQCFSPHQVLVLFHEDLIENQEDIFKKICLFLEVDPLKPELTGSYNEAVLPRFPWLNKVLTYSGLRKLMKENIPEKTRKRLSAAFFTRENLPKMSNDEKEFLLGFFKEDIQKTAMLTGRNLDHWLS
- a CDS encoding dCTP deaminase, translating into MILTRSRILDEISKKTILIEPFREECLGPNSYDLHLGRYLLTYTQRMLDARIKNEMEEMTIPPDGFILFPGILYLGVTEEYIESHNHVPFLEGITSAARLGIYVNPCSGKGSIGHCNTWTLEINTIHPVRVYHGMPIAQILFFKTEGEVDTPYSKLKTAKYNARSIKPLESMMWKNKF
- a CDS encoding cytochrome-c peroxidase — translated: MKRLKLILGISAIIPLIKIVIIPLGIISAGISFMASDCDTTTPTPPWHTTPYQIPSPSGNWWPTPNIPADNPMTVEGVTLGRYLFYDGRLSGRLECDSQMSCGTCHLQKNSFEVGMDNPRFPGGRTKGIPDAQYPNGKYTPHYMLPLINLVFNHNGYLWNGMIHSSNPNLGSAAYKVPALPQYHMKNIESLVWMGIAAQHEMNSTIEKSVNMIKSIKSKPNYAELFKAAYGDEEITYDRISKAIAQFVRSLVSYNSKYHKWVRREIPKLEPNEYRGYTIYMSEKGDCFHCHGDPVLLTTNLFYNNGLDSIFNDTRDRYAYTKNPMDKGVYKAPTLINIELTAPYMHDGRYKTLREVVDHYSEQLVNSTTIDPLMKWIAYGGTQLKESEKDDLIAFLKTLTDWDFINNPAFSKPADLDTGCD
- a CDS encoding YqgE/AlgH family protein; the protein is MAIKTIEPAKGRLLVSIPFLNDQFFSRSVVLLTEHNEDGSVGFILNKPLETTITEAISDFPDFEAVLHVGGPVDSSSLFYVHTLGDIIPESLPVLDGLYWGGDFDVIKTLIRKRQIKPSEIKFFVGYSGWASEQLDREIRERSWVVQKSTTRIIMKQSSEEYWKYFIKKTDREYAVWADFPVNPSLN
- the tsaD gene encoding tRNA (adenosine(37)-N6)-threonylcarbamoyltransferase complex transferase subunit TsaD; translated protein: MSVILALESSCDETSASVLKDGKILTNIISNQLIHSKYGGVVPEFASRAHQRNIAAVTQQAIEDSGIKTEDISAVAYTQGPGLAGSLLVAAMFAKGFALSRNIPLIGVDHLHAHIMANFIDDPKPSFPCLCLLVSGGHTQIIHLTDYLEMEIIGNTIDDAAGEAFDKGAKIMGLPYPGGPSIDLLAKSGNPKAFHFPTPKIPGYHFSFSGLKTSFLYKIRDELKKDPDFLEKNKADLCASFQHRIVTYLSEKLLLASKDTGIKEICLAGGVAANSGLRNTLMLLSQKQGWNLYVPAFQYCTDNAAMIAIAAYFRLLKGNFSSPEENIYANYRKSVK